CTTGAGCACGTTCTCAAACGCGTGCTTCGTCGACGCGGCGGCACGACCCACGAGGTCGGCGGCGGCGGCAGCGGAGTCCGGCAGAGCACCCGCTCCGATCGACAACGGCTCGTCGTCGACGATGAACGGCATGAGCCACTCGTCGACGGCGTCGAGGGGTGCCGGGGAGAGGCTGTAATAGCGGTGCTGACCTTCTTCCCGCACCGAGACGAGCTCCGCCTCGCGCAGCACCTTCAAATGCTTCGACACGGTCGGCTGGCTCACGCCGAGCTCCGAGACGATCTGCGACACGCTCGTCCCGCGACTGCCCGCTCCGCGTTCGCGCAGCAGCTGCAGGATGTCCCGACGGGTGCCGTCGGCGATCACGTCGAAGATGTCCGCCATGACCTTAGGTTAGCCCGCGCGCGCGTCGGAGTACCATGACAACGATTCTTTCGGCGAGAGGGGCGCGACATGACGGGCGAGACCGTCGTCGTACGCGCGCTCCGGCGCTTCAAGAGGTCGGTCAAAGGCATCCGCGACCTCACCACGGCCTCGCCGTCGCGCTTCGCCGTGCTGGTGTTCTCGTCGCTGATCCTGGTGTTCACCGCCCTCTTCTCCCTGCCGGCGGCCGCCGCGGACGGACGACCGACGCCGTTGGCCGACGCGCTGTTCACCGCCGTGTCGACCATCTGCGTGACCGGGCTGTCGACGGTCGACATGGGCACGCACTGGTCGCCCCTCGGGCACGTGTTCGTGTTCATCGGCGTCAACGTCGGCGCGCTGGGCGTGCTCACACTGGCATCCATCCTGGGGCTCGTGATCTCCAAGCGACTCGGTCTGCGCGCCAAGCTCATCGCCGCCGGAGACTCCAATCCCATGCGCGCGCACGGCGGACCCGTCAACGAGGGACAGACCGTCCGCCTCGGCGAGGTCGGCCAGCTGCTCTCGACCGTCGCGCTGTCGACCCTCATCATCGAGGCGGCCCTGGCCGTCCTGCTGTACCCGTCGCTGCTGATCAACGGCATCGATCCGCTCACGGCACTGTGGGAAGCGCCGTACTACGCGGCGATGTCGTTCACGAACACCGGTTTCGTTCCCAACGCGGAGGGTCTGCTTCCGTTCGCGCAGGACTACTTCATGCTGACGATCCTGATGACGGGCGTCTTCCTCGGCTCGATCGGCTTCCCCGTCAT
This genomic window from Candidatus Microbacterium phytovorans contains:
- a CDS encoding metalloregulator ArsR/SmtB family transcription factor; the encoded protein is MADIFDVIADGTRRDILQLLRERGAGSRGTSVSQIVSELGVSQPTVSKHLKVLREAELVSVREEGQHRYYSLSPAPLDAVDEWLMPFIVDDEPLSIGAGALPDSAAAAADLVGRAAASTKHAFENVLKRIPGR
- a CDS encoding potassium transporter TrkG, producing the protein MTGETVVVRALRRFKRSVKGIRDLTTASPSRFAVLVFSSLILVFTALFSLPAAAADGRPTPLADALFTAVSTICVTGLSTVDMGTHWSPLGHVFVFIGVNVGALGVLTLASILGLVISKRLGLRAKLIAAGDSNPMRAHGGPVNEGQTVRLGEVGQLLSTVALSTLIIEAALAVLLYPSLLINGIDPLTALWEAPYYAAMSFTNTGFVPNAEGLLPFAQDYFMLTILMTGVFLGSIGFPVIFTLWRHQWHVRRWSLHTKLTLITTTVLFFAGAGVFLLLEYENPETFGSMDAWDTTFQAFFLSAMTRSGGFSIIDIGELHGSSLVVGSMLMFVGGGSASTAGGIKVTTLAVLALAVFSEAKGRQSVEAFGRRIPSDVQRVALSVVAWGATIVAVSTITIAQLTKAPVEYVLFDVISGFATVGLSTGLTSELPDSAVYVLAATMFMGRVGTVTLAAAVAATSRSQHYSLPVERPIVG